CCCCGGCGTGTGCCAAACACTGTCCCTCCTCCAAGGGaagttctggtggccctccatgcCAGAGGACGTCCAGGAGTACGTAGAGGCCTGCACAATCTGCTCCCAAGCTAGAACCCAAACACAGAGACCTGCTGGCTTGCTGGAACCACTGCCAGTAGCCTCACAGCCTTGGTCtcatgtagcagtggacttcctggtggacctccaCCTTCAGATAGACTGTGATAGCTTAAACTAATTGACCGATTTTCCAAAGCCTGCTGCCTGATCCCTTTACCGCAGTTGCCCACAGCCCCGGAGATGACGGAGACACTATTCCAACAGGTCTTCCATCTATACAGTCTGCCTGAGGACATTGTGAATGACCGTGGGCCCCAATTCACCTCATGAGTATGGAAGGTGCTCTGGACGAACCTGGGGGTCTCGGTGAGGCTCACCTCTGGGTACCACTCCAGTCCAACGGGCAGGTGGAACGCCTGCAGCAGGATGTCAGTCGCTTCCTTCATAGCTACTGCACCCATCAACGACACCAGTGGGCCCAGTATCTGCCCTGAGCCGAGTATGCTCACAACACCTTGACCCACTCCTTCACAAGTATGTCaccgttccagtgtgttttagggTACCAAACTGCTCTGTTCCTCTGGTGCCCCATCCCGAGCAACGTACCCGTAGTCGACACCTGACATCAGGCCAGCGGGGAGACTGGGTGGGTTACCAAGGCTTATCTCCGGCATAGTGCCCTCTATTATAAGTGGCAGGTGGACTGCCACCGGCGTCCCCTCACCTTCCAGCTACGGCAGAAggtgtggctgtccaccaggGACTTGAAGTTACGCCTCCCCTCCAGGAAGCTCAGCCCCCATTTCGTCGGCCCCTTTCAGGTCCTTTACCAGGTTACGCCCATCTTCTATAGGCTCCAGTTGCCCCCGGACTTACGAGTCCATCCCACCTTCCACGTTTCCTTGCTCAAACCCTACAggtcctctgttctccaggcACCTGGTGATGGCACCCCGAGGCCGCGGCGGTCGATGAGGACGCAGTCTATGCTGTTTGGGTGCTCCTTGATTCCCGTTGACGGCAAGAGGGCCTGGAGTACCTGGTTGACTGGGACGGTTATGGCCCGGAGGAACAGTATTGGGTGCCCGCGCGCGATGTTCTGGACCGTATTCTTGTTGTCGATTTCCACAGGTCCCATCCAGACTGGCTCAGGCCCCGCCAGAGGCCATTTGCCCTCGAATTGTGGGGCGGCAGGCACCGTccaggaggaggggggtgcCGTCACTCCTGGCGCACCCAATGACGCACCCAAAGTCTGTGCGTCTAACAACCGCATCCTTGACAACCACCTCGACAACCCCGGAGACGCAGTATAAAATCACCTGCTCTGACGCACCTGGCCGCGGAACCTCTAACTGAGAGACATTCTCCTTACCTATCTCTTCTGAGGCTaattgttctgctctgttctctgggtgcaaccctgtgtgatacaaataaagcaagttagcatcagcacttgagtctgctctcTTAATCCTCCGCACACCGTGTGACAATTAGGTCCTTGATATTAATACTGAAATGGAACTGAGGACTTCTGTGAATTAAAGTAAACAGTTGGCATCAGTATTCATGCCTGTACACAGTCCAATGTGTTCTCTCAGTGTTTTGGTCTAACTGGCCGTCTCATTGCTCGTGCTGGAATTGCTGCTGAGGGATTCTGTGGAATTTGACAAGTGTCCCCTAACCACTGTAGGGGGCTCAGAGCAGCATGAGGGGATGCACAACTGTTCAGTCTGTCTTGCTCATCTGTCAAGGCTGCTGCAGTGGCATTTATGCCTGTAATAAAGAGCACTTGTTCAGAATCCTGTCTTACAAGCCTTTTTCTCAGTAGCACCAAATAACTGACCTCAAAGTGGAGTGTAGAGAAAGCAGGAAGAAAGTTTTGATTACAGGAAAGCTTGCATTAGTTATTTTAAGCCCCTTGTTAGAAATCTGCATGAATAATTGATAAATGAAATAGAcacaaaacctgaaaaaataGCATCCTGGCTCCATCCGTCCTCAAACCACTTATCCTGGTTGCAGTTGCAACAGCGAGAGGCCCAGTTGGCAGACCGATTGAGACCTTTTGTCCTCTTCTCTAGCtctttgaatttgaatttgaaaaagagaaatatgctttttgcataagtattcaaacaACATACATTAATGTAGTAGAGCCACATTTTGCTGGAATAACACTTATTTTGAAGCGAGTATGTACCTGCTTTGCATACAGGTTAGAGTGGTTTTGGCCAAATTTTCTTAGCAGATTTGCACCGGACTGATCAGAGTGGTTTGATGATGTTTGCAGAATGCAATTTTCAAATACTGCCATACATCTTAGGACCAAGATCAGGGCTTTGACTGACTTCAATCAACATGTACTTAAGTCATTCCAGTGCTGCCTTGGTCTTTCACCTGGGATCACTGCTCTGctaaaaggtgaactttcttACAGGCTTCAGTTTTTTAAGCAGACTTTAGCAggtccttttaaaaaaatatttccctgTTTTACTTGAATATTTCACTTgcagtaattaaaacatttgctgATTAACTATGCAGGAAATTGCACACGAAACCATGAAAAAAAGCCAGCATATTTATTTcccaacacaaacaaaaattttataccTTGAAAGACGGTCTTTCAAACTCAGAATATATTGAGtaatttaatatgaaaataaaaaaataaaagaaaatgttagccatttttaaatcaaacagCCATTCAACAGTCAAACAAACAGGATAGTACAGTGTCCATGTGCTTCCCCTGATCTCGGCATCCTCTGTCATCCTTTTCTCAGTCCCTGTAAATCCCTCCACGTCTTTGTCGATTCTTCTACCTggcatcttttctttttttctgatattgtAAATCCTTCATATATCTCCCTTTCTCACACTCTCTTTTCTCTCGATCCTGTTCATAATGCCTGTCTCTGGTAGGTGAGAGATCTCTGTCACTACatttttcctccctctcccACCTGTGATCTCTTGACCTTTTTGGATGCATCCCCCAGTCATCTTTCACAGAAGGGAGATTGATTGGCTTTCTGAAAGGTCTGTCTCTCCCACCAAATCTCAGCTGGCCTGACTCCTTCTTTCCTCCTAGTCCTCCACCTTTGCGCCGTGGTATCCAGCCTTCCAAGGTCCGCTCCTGCTCAAAGTCCACAAAGAGTTCTTGCTGGTCCACCACCAATTTGTTGGCTTCCCGACGTGCTCTTGTCACAGAGCGCTCTTCCTTATACTCGATGAAAGCATAACCCTTGGAGAAACCAGTTACAACATCCCTCACAAGTCGCAGTCTCCGAATGTCACCATACTTCGAAAAAACCTCTCGCAGCTTTTCCTCGGTTGTTTGCTGATGAAGGCGGGCAACAAAAAGAGTAAGGTGTGGGTCTCCAGTAACTCCTTTGTTGGGTATATAACGAGCCACCATGGCCCTCCAAACAGCACGGTCATGAGGCTCAGTGTCAGTGCCATCAATGCTGCCTGCTTTTAAAGGTATATATACCTTTGCCACTGGATTCCACTCGTTCATAATctaatggaaaaaacagaaagacgACATGAGCAGGattaacaaaaattaaactgaacattTCTAAATTCCTCAAGTTTCTCACAACTCTAATGTGTTACCATACTCACTTAAGTACTAATTCCATATTACTAGCCCTTGCAATCActctttcacaaaaaataaattttgatatATGGGCCAAAATTTCACTTTGAAGAAGAAAGTCTCCCGAATGCAAGAATGTACTATGACAGAAACATTCCAACTACAAAGCCACAAGAAacagtttgtgaaccctttggaattacctGGACTTCTACAGTGATAACTGTTAAAATGCAGTCTGGTTTTGACTAAGTCACAATAATAGACAAACAATTAATTGTGCTTTTTCGGTACATCAGTACATCAATACTGATATTCAGTAAATTAATAGGGGAAGTAATCTATAAATGGAGAGTCACATTTAAACATACAGATGTTTCAAGCTATGTAACTGGTCATATGGGCCACAGTAGGCCAGCAAATCTGGCTCATCTCTTTTGGTCTGTTGACAGCTCACTCAGCCCACAGCTgatccaacacacacatttaaagttAC
Above is a genomic segment from Scleropages formosus chromosome 5, fSclFor1.1, whole genome shotgun sequence containing:
- the snrnp35 gene encoding U11/U12 small nuclear ribonucleoprotein 35 kDa protein, yielding MNEWNPVAKVYIPLKAGSIDGTDTEPHDRAVWRAMVARYIPNKGVTGDPHLTLFVARLHQQTTEEKLREVFSKYGDIRRLRLVRDVVTGFSKGYAFIEYKEERSVTRARREANKLVVDQQELFVDFEQERTLEGWIPRRKGGGLGGKKESGQLRFGGRDRPFRKPINLPSVKDDWGMHPKRSRDHRWEREEKCSDRDLSPTRDRHYEQDREKRECEKGRYMKDLQYQKKRKDAR